One window of Raphanus sativus cultivar WK10039 unplaced genomic scaffold, ASM80110v3 Scaffold1139, whole genome shotgun sequence genomic DNA carries:
- the LOC130503797 gene encoding DNA-binding protein BIN4-like codes for MSSSSSSSREGSPDWLRSFQTPTTTSLLSLSSSSESAPDDSPYKESETISSLPLTDDSEATTALDSETKLVTDQVSVHQVFSRKKKADATLKLEEKQ; via the exons ATgagtagcagcagcagcagctccaGAGAGGGATCTCCCGATTGGCTTCGTTCTTTCCAG ACACCCACCACCACTTCATTGTTATCACTATCTTCGTCGTCTGAGTCTGCTCCAGATGATAGTCCTTATAAGGAATCTGAAACCATTTCGTCTCTTCCTTTGACTGATGACTCTGAAGCCACCACGGCTCTGGACTCTGAAACGAAGTTGGTGACAGATCAAGTGAGTGTTCACCAGGTGTTCTCTAGAAAGAAGAAAGCTGATGCTACTCTCAAACTTGAAG AGAAACAG